A portion of the Candidatus Cybelea sp. genome contains these proteins:
- a CDS encoding ATPase, T2SS/T4P/T4SS family: VEGILGTLAGLDAIIVDAPQPFAAAVRPFMLRARRVFVVLEPTLLGVAAAQALLADLQRFGVPANRIDLITNTRSENGAVARSEVERALGSKLVAEVPLSTNRAYAKSITALQNYIQSVPSTPDGLMLQPSVAGPYAPSTNGNGVAKAVAGSVDVKRQAFKAEVHSALIRQFDLATAGSVQGDAAKLAELRSRVEEIAARLVSEREFAGSAEDLADLRREIVDEALGLGPLEDLLRDPDVTEVMVNGPETIYVERFGKIEHTAKRFSDDRQLRLIIERIITPLGRRIDEASPMVDARLPDGSRVNAIIDPIAIDGTAMTIRRFGQKRLTADDLIKIGAAPAPMLDFLRACVQARLNCVVSGGTGSGKTTFLNILSSFLPDRERIVTIEDAAELMLNQSHVIRLEARPPNIEGSGEIRIRDLFRNALRMRPDRIIIGECRGPEALDMLQAMNTGHDGSLTTIHANSQRDAISRIETMVLMAGFDLPIRAIREQVASALDLVVHTSRLRDGS, translated from the coding sequence TGTCGAAGGGATCCTCGGAACGCTCGCCGGCCTCGACGCGATCATCGTCGATGCGCCGCAGCCTTTTGCGGCGGCGGTGCGGCCCTTCATGTTGCGCGCCCGGCGCGTCTTCGTCGTCCTGGAACCCACGCTGCTCGGCGTCGCCGCAGCGCAAGCGCTGCTCGCCGATCTCCAGCGCTTCGGGGTTCCGGCAAATCGCATTGACCTGATTACCAACACGCGCAGCGAGAACGGTGCGGTGGCGCGCAGCGAGGTCGAGCGGGCGCTCGGGAGCAAACTCGTCGCGGAAGTTCCGCTCTCGACGAATCGCGCGTACGCCAAGAGCATCACCGCGCTGCAGAACTACATCCAATCCGTACCCTCGACGCCCGACGGGCTGATGCTGCAGCCGTCGGTCGCGGGTCCGTACGCTCCCAGCACCAACGGCAACGGCGTCGCCAAAGCCGTGGCCGGCAGCGTCGACGTCAAGCGCCAAGCGTTCAAAGCCGAAGTGCATAGCGCGCTGATCCGTCAGTTCGATCTGGCGACCGCCGGTTCGGTGCAAGGCGACGCCGCGAAGCTCGCCGAGCTCCGATCGCGCGTCGAAGAGATCGCCGCACGCCTCGTTTCCGAGCGAGAGTTTGCGGGATCGGCCGAAGACCTCGCCGATCTGCGCCGCGAGATCGTCGACGAAGCGCTGGGGCTCGGACCGCTGGAAGATCTGCTGCGCGATCCCGACGTAACCGAAGTCATGGTCAACGGCCCCGAGACGATCTACGTCGAGCGCTTCGGCAAGATCGAGCACACCGCCAAGCGCTTCAGCGACGACCGGCAGTTGCGGCTCATCATCGAGCGCATCATCACGCCGCTGGGCCGGCGCATCGACGAAGCCTCGCCGATGGTCGACGCGCGTTTGCCCGATGGCTCCCGCGTGAACGCCATCATCGATCCGATCGCGATCGACGGCACCGCGATGACGATCCGCCGCTTTGGGCAGAAGCGTCTCACTGCAGACGACCTCATCAAGATCGGCGCGGCACCCGCGCCAATGCTCGATTTTTTGCGTGCGTGCGTCCAGGCTCGGCTCAACTGCGTGGTGAGCGGCGGAACGGGCTCCGGCAAGACGACGTTCCTCAATATCCTTTCCTCGTTTCTGCCCGACCGCGAGCGCATCGTTACGATCGAAGACGCGGCCGAACTGATGCTCAACCAGTCGCACGTCATTCGGCTCGAAGCCCGCCCCCCGAACATCGAGGGCAGCGGCGAGATCCGCATCCGCGATCTTTTCCGCAACGCCCTGCGTATGCGCCCGGACCGTATCATCATCGGCGAGTGCCGCGGGCCCGAGGCCCTCGACATGCTTCAGGCGATGAACACCGGCCATGACGGCTCGCTCACAACGATCCACGCCAACAGTCAGCGCGACGCGATTTCCCGCATCGAGACGATGGTACTGATGGCCGGCTTCGATCTCCCGATCCGCGCGATTCGCGAGCAGGTCGCGAGCGCGCTCGATCTCGTCGTGCACACGTCGCGCTTGCGCGACGGCTC